From Pigmentibacter ruber, a single genomic window includes:
- a CDS encoding ATP-binding cassette domain-containing protein yields the protein MSQTKTSLWEKLTFSDVTNIMLKLNKRSANKKDLNSIPFINETLKQKDPYPSFIQALPLLRKSPFKSLIVFEKNQFTKMFLIHITDVTASLLAALTAVQVLRSLEQTSEHFRLIDLLYQNPTLNEKLFFSMSLAIIIFLLNIFATSLHAQKIEKEMLLAWRIPYKLMFYIYTQLLNISKKDRNKFQSGDITNMAQNDTKFLGDYLSHAMVDFPVLLVSCVLVMIIMISTIGKIAWLGFIIISLQIPISIFFTWLGNKLHHEMMRRGDKRLQLVTEWIQGMRLIRYFGWGKHFKQEINQATLSEYRQDLKIAAKYCTAFAITHNWWMVVSSAIFAGIVYLDGQKNASTIFAAIWFSGILGHQITPLPWFVNAWSQALVASKRLKKMYLARTQNEEFPENLKENFSQEEKKLIDKIITKKEKMSFSISFTLENVSLKFSDSEPYVLKNINLEIPANKIIAIIGPVAAGKSILLQLLMGDLVPTEGTVRFKLQVNHDNVITELNCFVHTLTGVNILRAIQSYVPQEAFIMNSTIRENIPLQYKTENEIFTSEKEIINSLYAASFKSDLTNFSQGLETEIGEKGVNLSGGQKQRISLSRSAFKNSSLIILDDPLSAVDVKTEKELVTNIFLGEWGKNKTILWATHRLEFLKYSDSIIFLENGEICEQGIYKNLIKNKNSRLTQFLAGIENYGRN from the coding sequence TTGTCTCAAACTAAAACTTCATTATGGGAAAAGTTAACCTTTTCCGATGTTACAAACATAATGCTAAAGTTAAATAAACGTTCAGCAAATAAAAAAGATTTAAATTCAATTCCATTTATAAACGAGACTTTAAAACAAAAAGATCCCTATCCTTCTTTTATTCAAGCTCTCCCATTATTAAGAAAGTCTCCTTTTAAATCTCTAATAGTTTTTGAAAAAAACCAATTTACAAAAATGTTTTTGATTCATATTACAGACGTAACAGCTTCTTTGCTTGCCGCCTTAACAGCGGTTCAAGTGTTAAGAAGTTTAGAACAGACATCGGAACATTTTCGTTTGATAGATTTATTATACCAGAATCCAACTCTAAACGAAAAGTTATTTTTTAGTATGTCTTTGGCTATTATTATATTTTTGCTTAATATTTTTGCAACAAGCTTACACGCCCAAAAAATTGAAAAGGAGATGTTACTAGCTTGGCGAATTCCCTACAAACTCATGTTTTACATTTATACCCAACTTCTTAACATCAGCAAAAAGGATAGAAATAAGTTTCAATCTGGTGACATTACAAATATGGCACAAAATGATACAAAATTTTTAGGAGATTACCTATCCCACGCAATGGTGGACTTTCCCGTTTTATTAGTCTCTTGCGTCTTAGTAATGATTATTATGATCTCTACCATTGGGAAAATTGCTTGGTTAGGATTCATTATCATTAGTCTCCAAATTCCAATTTCAATTTTTTTCACTTGGCTTGGAAATAAGTTGCATCATGAGATGATGCGGCGTGGAGATAAAAGACTGCAACTTGTAACGGAATGGATTCAAGGAATGCGGTTGATTCGTTACTTTGGCTGGGGCAAGCATTTTAAGCAAGAAATTAACCAAGCGACTTTATCTGAATATCGACAAGATTTAAAAATTGCTGCAAAATACTGCACCGCTTTTGCCATCACACATAATTGGTGGATGGTTGTAAGTAGTGCTATTTTTGCTGGAATTGTTTATTTAGATGGACAAAAAAATGCTTCCACCATATTTGCTGCCATTTGGTTTTCTGGAATTCTAGGTCATCAAATTACACCATTACCTTGGTTTGTAAATGCTTGGTCACAAGCACTAGTAGCCTCAAAAAGGCTAAAAAAAATGTACCTTGCACGAACTCAAAACGAAGAATTTCCAGAAAATTTAAAAGAAAATTTTTCTCAAGAAGAAAAGAAATTGATTGATAAAATTATTACAAAAAAAGAAAAAATGTCTTTTTCAATTTCATTTACATTAGAAAATGTTTCTTTAAAATTTTCTGATTCAGAACCTTATGTTTTAAAAAATATTAATTTAGAAATTCCCGCAAATAAAATTATTGCTATTATTGGTCCAGTCGCTGCTGGGAAATCTATTTTATTGCAACTCTTGATGGGAGATCTAGTTCCTACAGAAGGGACAGTACGCTTTAAATTACAAGTGAATCATGACAATGTAATCACTGAACTGAATTGTTTTGTACATACCCTTACAGGAGTAAATATTTTGCGTGCTATTCAAAGTTATGTACCGCAAGAAGCATTTATCATGAATAGTACAATAAGAGAAAATATCCCATTGCAATATAAAACTGAAAATGAAATATTCACTAGTGAAAAAGAAATTATAAATTCTTTATATGCTGCTAGCTTTAAAAGTGATTTAACAAATTTTAGTCAAGGATTAGAAACAGAAATAGGTGAAAAAGGTGTGAACTTATCTGGCGGACAAAAACAACGTATCAGTTTATCTCGCAGTGCATTTAAGAATTCTAGTTTAATAATTCTTGATGACCCTCTTAGTGCAGTTGATGTCAAAACAGAAAAAGAATTAGTAACAAATATTTTTCTGGGCGAATGGGGAAAGAATAAAACAATCCTTTGGGCTACTCATCGTTTAGAATTTTTAAAATATTCTGATTCAATTATATTTTTAGAAAATGGTGAAATTTGTGAACAAGGAATATATAAAAATTTAATAAAAAATAAAAACTCAAGATTAACGCAATTCTTAGCAGGCATAGAAAATTATGGAAGAAACTAA
- a CDS encoding HDOD domain-containing protein: protein MENNSAKDIKLPSIPDAVRECLAQMYSSEADIAKLANHAQKDAGITSSILKLANSSVYSMGQSTSDLKVGMTRIGLSSLMQILIKYSIEKLFEFEAIDFFNVKSFTKHSSWVSQVAFEIAKHLKIEALSDLLVAGLLHDVGLLVRTVSDKNLMKQVTEKCLKEKIDFNIAEKLLKLEPHEQLAEVLLQKWQLPQNVIILIKYHHTEEKFRPKTLSSDQNKLINIMCLADTIAHRFGNAFQNYHRDTRVNQIELEKIGLTSQDVGNIVKHVTQQLQFF, encoded by the coding sequence ATGGAAAACAATTCTGCAAAAGATATCAAGTTACCGTCCATTCCCGATGCTGTTCGAGAATGTTTAGCTCAAATGTATAGCTCAGAGGCCGATATAGCAAAATTGGCAAATCATGCGCAAAAAGATGCAGGTATAACATCGAGCATTTTGAAACTTGCAAACTCTTCTGTTTATTCGATGGGACAATCTACTAGTGATTTGAAGGTCGGAATGACTCGAATTGGTCTTAGTTCGTTAATGCAAATTCTTATTAAATATTCCATTGAAAAGTTATTTGAGTTTGAAGCAATAGATTTTTTTAATGTAAAATCCTTTACTAAACATTCCTCATGGGTATCACAAGTAGCATTTGAAATAGCAAAGCATTTAAAAATTGAGGCTTTATCTGACTTATTAGTTGCTGGTTTATTGCATGATGTAGGCTTACTTGTTAGAACAGTTTCAGATAAAAATTTAATGAAACAAGTGACCGAGAAATGTTTAAAAGAAAAAATAGATTTTAATATTGCAGAAAAATTATTGAAATTAGAGCCTCATGAACAGTTAGCAGAGGTATTGCTGCAAAAATGGCAATTGCCCCAAAATGTTATTATATTAATTAAGTATCATCATACTGAAGAAAAATTTCGGCCTAAAACGCTGTCTTCAGATCAAAATAAATTAATCAATATAATGTGCTTAGCTGATACAATTGCCCATCGCTTTGGTAATGCTTTTCAAAATTATCATCGCGATACAAGAGTTAATCAAATAGAATTAGAAAAAATAGGTTTAACTAGCCAAGATGTCGGCAATATAGTAAAACACGTAACTCAACAATTACAGTTTTTTTAA
- a CDS encoding DUF3575 domain-containing protein: MLRKIFIVLFICMILFFQSNVQAYEDKESSSVPSNFGLSLNILGPLFGLYSAGVSTYVSQNVQIGLYGTYFDTRNIDPQVTGWQSQVRLNLYFTAPNVSGIYLGLFGGYESVTIKKSDNKSDSYNDLIGGVVPGYKWSMTKKLNLLLGIMIGYMYGDVQVSPEISFVYSL, from the coding sequence ATGCTCCGTAAAATTTTTATAGTACTGTTTATTTGTATGATATTATTTTTTCAAAGTAATGTGCAAGCTTATGAAGATAAAGAATCCTCATCAGTCCCTTCTAATTTTGGTTTGTCATTAAATATTTTAGGACCTTTATTTGGATTATATTCAGCGGGAGTCTCAACGTATGTTTCTCAAAATGTTCAAATAGGTTTATATGGAACATATTTTGATACACGTAATATTGATCCGCAAGTTACTGGTTGGCAAAGTCAGGTTCGACTTAATTTATATTTTACTGCTCCAAATGTTAGTGGGATATATCTAGGACTTTTTGGTGGTTATGAATCAGTTACTATTAAAAAAAGTGATAATAAGTCAGATTCCTACAATGATTTGATAGGCGGTGTAGTTCCCGGATACAAATGGTCAATGACTAAAAAATTAAATTTATTACTTGGTATTATGATTGGATATATGTACGGGGATGTCCAGGTTAGTCCTGAAATTTCTTTTGTTTATTCTTTATAG
- a CDS encoding substrate-binding periplasmic protein, translating into MKKIIPLFYLFFSFSSEALTLKLFYPDKDSPPNQMGNDDKVADPPGLSLDVISKAANDLKINIEYFRVPTNRVFITLKKEEADGIFVFSYLPERTEYGVFPFSNGKADSSRRVFSLKYHFYRNKNSTVSWDGTKLLNYNSNIGASRGSSVIETLKKLNIPFEESKGSEVLFKKVSAGRLDVLVEHDLTIDIFNSKLPDHHKIVKLNPAVLEKDYFLVFGKNFYEKNKDLCEKFWNQIGKVRDDTIKQNIHKYK; encoded by the coding sequence ATGAAAAAAATTATTCCTTTATTTTATTTATTTTTTTCTTTCTCGTCTGAAGCCTTGACTTTAAAATTGTTCTACCCTGATAAAGATTCTCCCCCCAATCAAATGGGAAACGATGATAAAGTAGCAGATCCTCCAGGTTTATCTCTTGATGTTATTTCTAAAGCAGCAAATGATTTGAAAATAAATATTGAATATTTTCGTGTTCCTACGAATAGGGTTTTTATAACGTTAAAGAAAGAAGAAGCTGATGGAATATTCGTTTTTTCTTATTTACCTGAAAGAACTGAATATGGAGTTTTTCCTTTTAGTAATGGCAAAGCTGATAGCAGTAGACGAGTATTTTCATTGAAATATCATTTTTATCGAAATAAAAACTCTACAGTTTCTTGGGATGGCACAAAGCTATTAAATTACAACTCTAATATAGGAGCATCTAGAGGCAGTTCTGTCATAGAAACTTTAAAAAAATTGAATATTCCTTTTGAAGAAAGTAAAGGTTCGGAAGTTTTATTTAAAAAAGTGAGTGCTGGTAGGCTTGATGTTTTGGTCGAGCATGATTTAACAATTGATATATTTAACTCAAAATTACCTGACCATCATAAAATTGTTAAATTAAACCCAGCCGTACTTGAAAAAGATTATTTCTTAGTTTTTGGCAAAAATTTTTATGAAAAAAATAAGGATCTGTGTGAAAAATTTTGGAATCAAATTGGGAAAGTAAGGGATGATACTATTAAACAAAATATCCATAAATATAAATAA
- a CDS encoding substrate-binding periplasmic protein, with protein sequence MKKIILIFLLFFINSSSAEDVDIIILTHEFSNQTVAITDNKITGIAGDILSSALNQSNISYKIIYLPWKRAQLDTLLNSNKKTFILPLTRNAERENNYIWISKLYELESIFLTLKNEKNIDNFSTAKNKKIGVLFGSSMEQTLRDTKNGLVPEDIETSFNQTAILKKLIDKRIDAWYDVKIDIVAELKNQNQDISNYNFGKKIDLEENYIATSKNVSKELIQKIENSFEKFKKTPEYIKILKNYLGKI encoded by the coding sequence ATGAAAAAAATAATACTAATTTTCCTGCTTTTCTTTATAAATTCTTCTTCAGCAGAAGATGTTGATATTATAATATTAACACATGAATTTTCAAATCAGACAGTAGCTATAACTGATAATAAAATAACTGGAATTGCGGGAGATATTCTTTCTAGCGCTTTAAATCAAAGTAATATTTCCTACAAAATTATATATCTACCATGGAAAAGAGCGCAATTAGATACATTATTAAACTCAAATAAAAAAACATTTATTTTGCCTTTAACAAGAAATGCAGAAAGAGAAAATAATTATATATGGATTTCAAAATTGTATGAATTAGAATCCATTTTTTTAACTCTTAAAAATGAAAAAAATATTGATAATTTTAGTACTGCTAAAAATAAAAAAATAGGGGTTCTTTTCGGGTCTTCTATGGAACAAACTCTAAGAGATACCAAAAATGGTTTAGTTCCAGAAGATATTGAAACATCTTTTAATCAAACAGCTATTTTAAAAAAACTTATCGATAAAAGAATTGATGCTTGGTATGATGTAAAAATTGATATTGTTGCTGAACTTAAAAATCAAAATCAAGATATTTCTAATTATAATTTTGGAAAAAAAATAGATTTAGAAGAAAACTACATTGCTACTTCAAAAAATGTTTCAAAAGAATTAATTCAAAAAATTGAAAATTCCTTTGAAAAATTTAAAAAAACACCTGAATATATTAAAATATTAAAAAATTATTTAGGAAAAATTTAA
- a CDS encoding APC family permease has protein sequence MKLKRSIGLFGIICASLGGIVGSGWLFGSLYAAQMAGPASLISWLIGGVSIMFLALTFAELSTMFPISGGVAAFPIFTHGKLVGFILTWITWITYVVSISQEVQSTILYMGNRFPSLIQKVDGINVFTSTGYIICFLTMLVLILLNSFGAKFLANANNFISTWKLLVPFLVVVMFLMTSHNVDNLGLTSTSPHEFAPYGINGIFSAVALAGVVYSFCGFQHAALLAGESKRPQRDIPLALILSISICIVLYCGLQYSFITAMPDSALANGFKNLSFAGDAGPLAGLAAKIGIFWLVTVLYIDAIVSPLGTGVLYVASSARIVQTMSQSGNAPKIFAKIAKSGIPMRAIFLNLVVSMLAFLPFSGWKAIVSFLSSALIFSFAVGPICLIALRKQQPNRPRPFSLPFYPLLSFIAFYVCNLMIYWSGWNVVWKLAVTVIAGLVVFVISNHLGKNSIDKEHIANKLDYKSALWLIPYMLIFCVLSYYGSFDGGQKVIPLGWDFLVLGVFSLFIFYLSTKYCLPAAESEKNTEALLAKKGGN, from the coding sequence ATGAAACTTAAACGAAGTATTGGTTTATTTGGCATTATATGTGCCAGCCTTGGCGGAATTGTAGGATCTGGCTGGCTCTTCGGTTCCCTGTATGCGGCGCAAATGGCAGGACCGGCCTCATTGATTTCTTGGCTTATTGGTGGCGTGAGTATTATGTTTCTTGCCCTCACATTTGCTGAGTTGAGTACAATGTTTCCTATCTCTGGGGGAGTTGCTGCTTTTCCAATTTTTACTCACGGTAAACTTGTGGGTTTTATTCTTACCTGGATCACTTGGATTACTTATGTAGTTTCTATTTCTCAAGAGGTTCAATCTACAATTCTCTATATGGGAAATCGCTTTCCTTCTTTAATTCAAAAAGTAGATGGAATTAATGTTTTTACATCTACTGGTTATATTATTTGTTTTCTAACCATGTTGGTTCTGATACTGTTAAATAGCTTTGGTGCAAAATTTCTAGCCAATGCTAATAACTTCATAAGTACTTGGAAACTTCTTGTTCCCTTTCTCGTTGTTGTTATGTTTTTGATGACATCGCATAATGTGGATAATTTAGGTTTAACTTCAACATCTCCACACGAATTTGCTCCTTATGGAATTAACGGAATATTTTCTGCTGTCGCACTAGCTGGTGTTGTATATTCATTTTGCGGATTTCAACATGCTGCTCTTCTTGCGGGAGAATCAAAACGTCCACAACGTGATATTCCCTTAGCTCTAATTTTATCTATTTCTATCTGTATTGTTCTTTATTGCGGTCTACAATATTCTTTTATTACAGCAATGCCAGACAGTGCTTTAGCAAATGGTTTTAAAAATCTTTCTTTTGCTGGTGATGCTGGTCCATTAGCTGGCCTTGCGGCAAAAATTGGAATTTTTTGGCTTGTTACAGTTCTCTATATAGATGCCATTGTTTCGCCTTTAGGGACTGGAGTTCTATATGTTGCATCAAGTGCACGCATTGTTCAAACAATGAGCCAATCTGGAAATGCTCCTAAAATTTTTGCTAAAATTGCCAAATCCGGCATTCCAATGCGCGCCATATTTTTAAATTTAGTTGTTTCAATGCTTGCCTTTCTTCCTTTTAGTGGTTGGAAAGCAATTGTTTCCTTTCTTTCTTCAGCTCTTATTTTTTCCTTTGCTGTTGGGCCTATCTGTTTAATTGCATTAAGAAAACAACAACCAAACAGACCACGTCCATTTAGCCTTCCTTTTTATCCACTACTATCATTTATAGCCTTCTATGTTTGTAACTTAATGATCTACTGGTCAGGTTGGAATGTAGTATGGAAACTAGCTGTAACCGTAATTGCAGGTCTTGTTGTTTTTGTTATTTCCAATCACCTTGGGAAAAACTCGATTGATAAAGAACATATTGCAAACAAATTAGACTATAAATCTGCTTTATGGCTTATTCCTTATATGCTAATTTTCTGTGTACTATCTTATTATGGCTCCTTTGATGGTGGACAAAAAGTTATTCCTTTAGGTTGGGACTTTTTAGTATTAGGTGTATTTAGTTTATTTATCTTTTATCTATCAACTAAGTATTGTTTACCTGCCGCTGAATCAGAAAAAAATACAGAAGCATTGCTTGCTAAAAAAGGCGGAAATTAA
- the alaS gene encoding alanine--tRNA ligase, whose protein sequence is MKTNDIRRKFIQFFETKKHTYVPSASTIPIGDQTILFTIAGMTQFKSCLTGEEVRPYKRATNAQKCIRIGDLDDVGKDGRHCTMFEMLGSWSFGDYYKKEAIQWAYEFSKDELKLDMSRFWATVHNSDQEAFDIWKSIGVPENRIVRLGDKDNFWAMGPTGPCGPCSELYLDQGEHVGDCYAKGLQCKGPGCDCDRYLEYWNLVFMQYNRQEDGTLKDLPMKSVDTGCGLERLTALIQGKTSNFEIDIFQKIKEKISATAGILGLEKLTKQQEISCNVIADHIRLLTFTLGDGAHFSNEGRGYVLRRVLRRAVRHVSKLAPNWPKNKSFLEQIVPVVVEEMSEFYPEIKKNKMQIEQAIQLEELRFNTTLESGLTKFQGFIEEAKLKNKKILSGEHVFILHDSFGFPYDLTQILCEEQGFTADIDSFNKHMLEQKERSRSEAKFYKFDQDDSPWIEFHPSNPNQDKTFSGYHLIYQGALKNKQEIIEQSIPFVQIKKIRQLKNKLFELIISNTPFYPEGGGQVCDSGWFITNNSYGKNEFEVVDVRKTVNAIVHLLKHDEFSSENAKPLTNSELIQLFGEQSKVTALIDFSLRQSTMRNHTATHLLHKALQVVLGENVRQAGSLVNSTTLRFDFSHNKAMSSAEIFQVEKLVNEQILKNIVVETYESVPLAKAKEMGAMAMFDEKYDEFVRMLNVPNFSLELCGGTHVSSTGQIGMFKIISEGSVTSGVRRIEAVTGHNTYEYLNKTKEIIHSVTDLLKCSEHDIAQKIISIKDQQKDMEKQIQVLQSRLVNAEISEILESGNDIQGKAKLIVKSFAEIDLKELELLCDRLKEKPNIIAILATKADSRVHFMVGINSNLLKEHKKLSAGQIVKQLSELVDGKGGGRPDFARGGGTHLEKLPIALAKTMEIVTNLI, encoded by the coding sequence ATGAAAACTAATGACATTCGCAGAAAATTCATTCAATTTTTTGAAACAAAAAAACACACTTATGTCCCAAGTGCCTCCACAATTCCCATAGGCGATCAGACTATCCTTTTTACGATAGCAGGAATGACTCAATTCAAATCCTGTTTAACAGGTGAAGAAGTTCGACCCTACAAAAGAGCAACCAACGCACAAAAATGTATTCGTATTGGCGATCTTGATGATGTCGGTAAGGATGGGCGCCACTGTACTATGTTTGAAATGTTAGGATCATGGAGTTTTGGAGATTACTACAAAAAAGAAGCTATCCAGTGGGCTTATGAATTTTCTAAGGATGAACTTAAATTAGATATGAGTCGTTTTTGGGCTACCGTGCATAACAGCGACCAAGAAGCTTTTGATATTTGGAAATCCATCGGTGTGCCAGAAAATAGAATTGTTCGCTTAGGTGATAAAGATAATTTTTGGGCTATGGGTCCTACTGGTCCATGTGGTCCTTGCTCTGAATTATATTTAGATCAAGGTGAACATGTTGGCGACTGCTATGCAAAAGGATTGCAATGTAAAGGACCTGGATGTGATTGTGATCGTTACCTTGAATACTGGAATCTTGTTTTTATGCAATATAATAGACAAGAAGATGGTACTTTAAAAGATTTACCAATGAAAAGCGTTGATACAGGCTGTGGACTTGAACGCCTCACTGCATTAATTCAAGGTAAAACTTCAAATTTTGAAATTGATATATTTCAAAAGATAAAAGAAAAAATATCTGCGACTGCTGGTATTTTAGGTTTAGAAAAACTAACTAAGCAACAAGAAATAAGTTGCAATGTGATTGCGGATCATATTCGCCTTCTAACATTTACATTAGGTGATGGTGCACATTTTTCTAATGAAGGAAGAGGATATGTTTTAAGACGTGTTCTTAGAAGAGCGGTTAGACATGTAAGCAAATTAGCTCCAAATTGGCCTAAAAACAAATCATTTTTAGAACAAATTGTTCCTGTTGTTGTTGAAGAAATGTCCGAATTTTATCCTGAAATTAAAAAGAATAAAATGCAAATTGAGCAAGCTATTCAATTAGAAGAATTACGTTTTAATACTACTCTTGAAAGTGGTTTAACAAAGTTCCAGGGATTTATTGAAGAAGCAAAATTAAAAAATAAAAAAATACTTTCTGGTGAACATGTCTTTATTTTGCATGATAGCTTTGGATTTCCATATGATTTAACTCAAATACTTTGTGAAGAACAAGGTTTTACAGCCGATATTGATAGTTTTAACAAACATATGTTGGAGCAAAAAGAAAGAAGTCGTTCGGAAGCAAAATTTTACAAATTTGATCAAGATGATTCACCTTGGATAGAGTTCCATCCAAGTAATCCAAATCAAGACAAAACTTTTTCAGGTTATCATCTTATTTATCAAGGTGCTTTAAAAAATAAACAAGAAATCATTGAACAATCTATTCCTTTTGTGCAGATAAAAAAAATAAGACAGCTTAAAAATAAATTGTTTGAACTTATTATTTCAAACACTCCATTTTATCCAGAAGGAGGTGGACAAGTTTGTGATTCTGGCTGGTTTATAACAAATAACTCTTATGGAAAAAATGAATTTGAAGTCGTAGATGTTAGAAAAACCGTAAATGCAATTGTCCATCTTTTAAAACATGATGAATTTAGCTCAGAAAATGCTAAACCTTTAACTAATTCAGAGTTGATACAGTTATTTGGCGAACAGTCTAAGGTTACAGCTTTGATAGATTTCTCTTTAAGACAAAGTACCATGCGTAACCATACTGCTACACACCTGTTACATAAAGCTTTGCAGGTCGTGCTTGGTGAAAATGTTCGTCAAGCAGGATCTTTAGTTAATTCTACAACTCTGCGCTTTGATTTTTCGCATAATAAAGCAATGAGTTCTGCAGAAATATTCCAAGTTGAAAAATTAGTAAATGAACAAATACTAAAAAATATTGTTGTGGAGACTTATGAATCCGTTCCTTTAGCCAAAGCAAAAGAAATGGGTGCGATGGCAATGTTTGATGAAAAATATGATGAATTTGTGCGAATGCTTAACGTTCCAAATTTTTCTTTAGAATTGTGTGGAGGAACACATGTTAGTTCAACTGGGCAAATTGGAATGTTTAAAATTATTTCTGAAGGCAGTGTTACTAGCGGAGTTAGAAGAATAGAAGCAGTAACAGGTCATAATACTTATGAGTACCTTAATAAAACAAAAGAAATAATTCACTCGGTAACAGATTTATTAAAATGCTCAGAGCATGATATTGCACAAAAAATTATTTCGATCAAAGATCAGCAAAAAGACATGGAAAAACAAATTCAAGTTTTACAAAGCAGATTAGTAAATGCCGAAATTTCTGAAATTTTAGAGAGTGGAAATGATATTCAAGGCAAAGCAAAACTTATTGTAAAATCCTTTGCTGAAATTGATCTTAAAGAACTTGAATTACTTTGTGATCGTTTAAAAGAAAAGCCTAACATAATAGCAATTCTTGCAACAAAAGCAGACTCAAGAGTTCACTTCATGGTCGGGATAAATTCTAATTTACTAAAAGAACATAAAAAACTTTCAGCGGGACAAATTGTAAAACAACTGTCTGAACTTGTAGATGGTAAAGGTGGAGGCCGCCCCGATTTTGCACGTGGCGGAGGCACTCATCTGGAAAAGTTACCTATTGCTCTAGCAAAAACTATGGAAATAGTTACGAATCTTATTTAG